In a genomic window of Streptomyces katrae:
- a CDS encoding (4Fe-4S)-binding protein: MASMEANEPNEPEAPNEPQAPQAPQGPKAYAGAGITVTYDAGRCLHAARCVGGLPEVFDSGRRPWIRPDGAAPERVAEVVRRCPSGALQYRTAAGPAEQGDRPTSVVRSPLGQLFLRGELSVTTAAGGLRRETRAVLCACGVSGNQPYCDHSGACGKE, from the coding sequence ATGGCCTCCATGGAAGCGAACGAGCCGAACGAGCCGGAAGCGCCGAACGAGCCGCAAGCCCCGCAAGCCCCGCAAGGACCCAAGGCGTACGCGGGCGCGGGGATCACCGTCACCTACGACGCCGGCCGGTGCCTGCACGCCGCCCGGTGCGTCGGCGGGCTGCCCGAGGTGTTCGACTCGGGACGCCGCCCCTGGATCCGGCCGGACGGGGCCGCGCCGGAGCGGGTCGCCGAGGTGGTCCGGCGCTGCCCGTCCGGGGCGCTCCAGTACCGGACGGCCGCCGGCCCGGCGGAGCAGGGGGACCGGCCGACCAGCGTCGTACGGTCGCCTCTCGGCCAACTGTTCCTGCGGGGGGAACTGAGCGTGACCACCGCCGCCGGGGGGCTCCGGAGGGAGACCAGAGCGGTGCTTTGCGCCTGTGGAGTGAGCGGTAACCAGCCTTATTGCGATCACTCCGGAGCCTGCGGAAAGGAGTGA
- a CDS encoding endonuclease V, which translates to MTRVKTPADAAEARAVQDELRKGLVLDEPGPEPGRGLVAGVDVAYDDDRDLVAAAAVVLDAATLEVVAESTAVGQVSFPYVPGLLAFRELPTVLAALDALPVTPGLVVCDGYGLAHPRGFGLACHLGVVTGLPSIGVAKNPFTFTHEEPGAPRGETSPLLAADGSVVGRALRTQHGIKPVYVSVGHRVSLDNACAHTLALSPRFRIPETTRQADSLCRRALREAVEGAAGEEA; encoded by the coding sequence ATGACACGCGTGAAGACCCCCGCCGACGCAGCCGAGGCCCGGGCGGTACAGGACGAACTCCGCAAGGGACTGGTGCTCGACGAGCCCGGCCCCGAGCCCGGCCGCGGGCTGGTCGCCGGCGTCGACGTGGCCTACGACGACGACCGCGACCTCGTCGCGGCCGCCGCCGTCGTCCTCGACGCCGCCACCCTCGAGGTCGTGGCCGAGTCCACCGCCGTCGGGCAGGTGAGCTTCCCCTACGTGCCCGGCCTGCTCGCCTTCCGGGAACTGCCGACCGTCCTCGCCGCCCTCGACGCGCTCCCCGTCACCCCCGGCCTCGTCGTCTGCGACGGCTACGGCCTCGCCCACCCCCGCGGCTTCGGCCTCGCCTGCCACCTCGGGGTGGTGACGGGCCTGCCCAGCATCGGCGTCGCCAAGAACCCCTTCACCTTCACCCACGAGGAGCCCGGCGCCCCGCGCGGCGAGACCTCGCCGCTGCTCGCCGCCGACGGCTCGGTCGTCGGGCGGGCCCTGCGCACCCAGCACGGGATCAAGCCGGTGTACGTGTCCGTGGGCCACCGCGTCTCCCTGGACAACGCCTGCGCCCACACCCTCGCGCTGAGCCCCCGTTTCCGGATCCCCGAGACCACCCGGCAGGCCGACTCCCTGTGCCGCCGGGCCCTGCGCGAGGCCGTGGAAGGGGCCGCGGGCGAGGAAGCCTAG
- a CDS encoding acetyl-CoA C-acetyltransferase produces MSTEAYVYDAIRTPRGRGKANGALHGTKPIDLVVGLIHALRERNPGLDPATIDDIVLGVVGPVGDQGSDIARIAAIAAGLPDTVAGVQENRFCASGLEAVNLAAAKVRSGWEDLVLAGGVESMSRVPMASDGGAWFADPMTNWDTGFVPQGIGADLIATIEGFSRRDVDEYAALSQERAATAIKEGRFAGSVVPVTDRNGLVVLDHEEFVRPGTTADTLAKLKPSFADIGDLGGFDAVALQKYHWIEKIDHVHHAGNSSGIVDGASLVAIGTREAGERGGLRPRARIVSAAVSGSEPTIMLTGPAPATRKALAKAGLSIDDIDLIEMNEAFAGVVLRFVKDMGVSLDKVNVNGGAIALGHPLGATGAMLLGTVVDELERQDKRYGLVTLCVGGGMGVATIVERV; encoded by the coding sequence GTGAGCACCGAAGCGTACGTGTACGACGCGATCCGCACCCCGCGCGGGCGCGGCAAGGCCAACGGCGCCCTGCACGGCACCAAGCCCATCGACCTGGTCGTCGGCCTCATCCACGCCCTGCGCGAGCGCAACCCCGGCCTCGACCCCGCCACCATCGACGACATCGTGCTCGGCGTCGTCGGCCCGGTCGGCGACCAGGGCTCCGACATCGCCCGCATCGCGGCCATCGCCGCCGGACTCCCCGACACCGTCGCCGGCGTACAGGAGAACCGCTTCTGTGCCTCCGGCCTCGAAGCCGTCAACCTCGCCGCCGCCAAGGTCCGTTCCGGCTGGGAGGACCTGGTCCTCGCGGGCGGCGTCGAGTCCATGTCCCGCGTCCCCATGGCCTCCGACGGCGGCGCCTGGTTCGCCGACCCCATGACCAACTGGGACACCGGCTTCGTCCCCCAGGGCATCGGCGCCGACCTCATCGCCACCATCGAGGGCTTCAGCCGGCGCGACGTCGACGAGTACGCCGCCCTCTCCCAGGAGCGCGCCGCGACCGCCATCAAGGAGGGCCGCTTCGCCGGCTCCGTGGTCCCCGTCACCGACCGCAACGGCCTGGTCGTCCTGGACCACGAGGAGTTCGTCCGCCCCGGCACCACCGCCGACACCCTCGCGAAGCTCAAGCCCTCCTTCGCCGACATCGGCGACCTCGGCGGCTTCGACGCCGTCGCCCTGCAGAAGTACCACTGGATCGAGAAGATCGACCACGTCCACCACGCCGGCAACTCCTCCGGCATCGTCGACGGCGCCTCCCTCGTCGCCATCGGCACCCGCGAGGCCGGCGAGCGGGGCGGCCTGCGCCCCCGCGCCCGCATCGTCTCCGCCGCCGTCTCCGGCTCCGAGCCCACCATCATGCTCACCGGCCCCGCCCCCGCCACCCGCAAGGCCCTCGCCAAGGCCGGGCTGAGCATCGACGACATCGACCTCATCGAGATGAACGAGGCCTTCGCCGGCGTCGTCCTGCGCTTCGTCAAGGACATGGGCGTCTCCCTCGACAAGGTCAACGTCAACGGCGGCGCCATCGCGCTCGGCCACCCGCTCGGCGCCACCGGCGCCATGCTGCTGGGCACCGTCGTCGACGAACTGGAGCGCCAGGACAAGCGCTACGGCCTCGTCACCCTCTGCGTCGGCGGCGGCATGGGCGTCGCCACCATCGTCGAACGCGTCTGA
- a CDS encoding YciI family protein has protein sequence MFVMELTYIAPIEAVEEELDAHIAWLDGYYASGVFLASGRQVPRQGGIILARGVSRAEIEKIAAEDPFTVAGVCEYRITEFIATKTSADLSAVRESLPS, from the coding sequence ATGTTCGTCATGGAGCTCACCTACATCGCGCCCATCGAAGCCGTCGAAGAGGAACTGGACGCGCACATCGCGTGGCTGGACGGGTACTACGCGTCCGGCGTCTTCCTCGCCTCGGGGCGCCAGGTCCCGCGGCAGGGCGGGATCATCCTGGCCCGCGGGGTGTCGCGGGCGGAGATCGAGAAGATCGCGGCCGAGGATCCGTTCACGGTGGCGGGGGTGTGCGAGTACCGGATCACGGAGTTCATCGCCACGAAGACCTCCGCGGACCTCTCGGCGGTCCGCGAGTCCCTTCCGTCGTAA
- a CDS encoding 3-hydroxyacyl-CoA dehydrogenase NAD-binding domain-containing protein yields MSESTTIRWEQDETGVVTLVLDDPNQSANTMNQAFKDSIAAIADRAEAEKDSIRGIIYTSAKKTFFAGGDLKDMIGLRPEHAQLAFDTGTAIKRSLRRIETLGKPVVAAINGAALGGGYEICLASHHRVALDAPGSKIGLPEVTLGLLPAGGGVTRTVRLMGIADALLKVLLQGTQYNPQRALEAGLVHELAATPEDMLAKARAFIDANPESKQPWDVPGYKIPGGTPSNPRFAANLPAFPANLKKQLNGAPYPAPRNILACAVEGSQVDFETALTIEARYFTELVTGQTAKNMIQAFFFDLQAVNAGRSRPRGVEPRTVRKVAVLGAGMMGAGIAYSCARAGIEVVLKDVSAEAAAKGKAYSEKLLDKALAKGRTTEAKRAELLARITPTADAADLAGCDAVIEAVFEDTALKHKVFQEIQDVVAPDALLCSNTSTLPITGLAEGVARPADFIGLHFFSPVDKMPLVEIIKGERTGDEAIARAFDLVRQINKTPIVVNDSRGFFTSRVIGQFINEGVAMVGEGIEPASVEQAAAQAGYPAKVLSLMDELTLTLPRKIRNETRKAFEAEGRAWTEHPADTVIDRMVDEFGRPGRSGGAGFYEYDESGKRTRIWPGLREHFAKPDAAQIPFEDMKERMLFAEAVDTVRCLDEGVLTSIADANIGSIMGIGFPAWTGGVIQYINGYEGGLPGFVARARELAATYGERFTPPASLVAKAERGETYTD; encoded by the coding sequence ATGAGCGAGTCCACAACGATCCGCTGGGAACAGGACGAGACCGGCGTCGTCACCCTCGTCCTCGACGACCCGAACCAGTCCGCCAACACGATGAACCAGGCCTTCAAGGACTCCATCGCGGCCATCGCCGACCGCGCCGAGGCCGAGAAGGACTCCATCCGCGGCATCATCTACACCTCCGCCAAGAAGACCTTCTTCGCGGGCGGCGACCTCAAGGACATGATCGGGCTGCGCCCCGAGCACGCACAGCTGGCCTTCGACACCGGCACCGCGATCAAGCGCTCGCTGCGCCGCATCGAAACCCTCGGCAAGCCCGTCGTCGCCGCCATCAACGGCGCGGCCCTCGGCGGCGGTTACGAGATCTGCCTCGCCTCCCACCACCGCGTCGCCCTCGACGCCCCCGGCTCCAAGATCGGCCTGCCCGAGGTCACCCTCGGCCTGCTCCCGGCCGGCGGCGGCGTCACCCGCACCGTCCGCCTCATGGGCATCGCCGACGCCCTCCTGAAGGTCCTGCTCCAGGGCACCCAGTACAACCCGCAGCGCGCCCTCGAGGCCGGCCTCGTCCACGAACTGGCCGCCACCCCCGAGGACATGCTCGCCAAGGCCCGCGCCTTCATCGACGCCAACCCCGAGTCGAAGCAGCCCTGGGACGTACCCGGCTACAAGATCCCCGGCGGCACGCCGTCCAACCCGCGCTTCGCCGCCAACCTCCCGGCCTTCCCCGCCAACCTCAAGAAGCAGCTGAACGGCGCCCCCTACCCGGCGCCGCGCAACATCCTGGCCTGCGCCGTCGAGGGCTCGCAGGTGGACTTCGAGACCGCGCTGACCATCGAGGCCCGCTACTTCACCGAGCTGGTCACCGGCCAGACCGCGAAGAACATGATCCAGGCCTTCTTCTTCGACCTCCAGGCCGTCAACGCCGGCCGCAGCCGCCCCCGGGGCGTCGAGCCCCGCACGGTCCGCAAGGTCGCCGTCCTCGGCGCCGGGATGATGGGCGCCGGCATCGCCTACTCCTGCGCCCGCGCCGGGATCGAGGTCGTCCTCAAGGACGTCAGCGCCGAGGCCGCCGCCAAGGGCAAGGCCTACTCCGAGAAGCTGCTCGACAAGGCACTCGCCAAGGGCCGTACCACCGAGGCCAAGCGGGCCGAACTGCTGGCCCGGATCACCCCCACCGCCGACGCCGCCGACCTGGCCGGCTGCGACGCCGTCATCGAGGCCGTCTTCGAGGACACCGCCCTCAAGCACAAGGTGTTCCAGGAGATCCAGGACGTCGTCGCCCCCGACGCCCTGCTCTGCTCCAACACCTCCACCCTCCCCATCACCGGCCTCGCCGAAGGCGTCGCCCGCCCCGCCGACTTCATCGGCCTCCACTTCTTCTCGCCGGTCGACAAGATGCCGCTGGTGGAGATCATCAAGGGCGAGCGCACCGGCGACGAGGCCATCGCCCGCGCCTTCGACCTGGTCCGCCAGATCAACAAGACCCCGATCGTCGTCAACGACTCCCGCGGCTTCTTCACCTCGCGCGTCATCGGCCAGTTCATCAACGAGGGCGTCGCGATGGTCGGCGAGGGCATCGAGCCCGCCTCCGTCGAACAGGCCGCCGCCCAGGCCGGCTACCCGGCCAAGGTGCTCTCCCTGATGGACGAGCTCACCCTCACCCTCCCGCGCAAGATCCGCAACGAGACCCGCAAGGCCTTCGAGGCCGAGGGCCGCGCCTGGACCGAGCACCCCGCCGACACCGTCATCGACCGCATGGTCGACGAGTTCGGCCGCCCCGGCCGCAGCGGGGGCGCCGGCTTCTACGAGTACGACGAGAGCGGCAAGCGCACCCGCATCTGGCCGGGCCTGCGCGAGCACTTCGCCAAGCCGGACGCCGCCCAGATCCCCTTCGAGGACATGAAGGAGCGCATGCTCTTCGCCGAGGCCGTGGACACCGTCCGCTGCCTGGACGAGGGCGTGCTCACCTCCATCGCCGACGCCAACATCGGCTCCATCATGGGCATCGGCTTCCCCGCCTGGACCGGCGGCGTGATCCAGTACATCAACGGCTACGAGGGCGGCCTGCCCGGCTTCGTCGCCCGCGCCCGCGAACTCGCCGCCACCTACGGCGAGCGCTTCACCCCGCCGGCCTCCCTGGTGGCGAAGGCCGAGCGCGGCGAGACGTACACCGACTAG
- a CDS encoding MerR family transcriptional regulator, whose product MADHRATEPMLTVDELASRAGVTVRTVRFYSTRGLLPPPVIGPRRVGHYGPEHLSRLALIEELQHQGMTLSAIQRYLDALPDDLSPHDLAIHRALVATWAPDAALEVSRAELEKRAGRSLSEEDLRRLAAMNVVAESDGGFRVEAGLLRLGVALLDVPIAHETLLVARGILLEHARTAAHELTALFRDEVWGPFTEGESDQERIESMKALSAHMQPMVVQALVTAFQRSLKDELRAAFAPESG is encoded by the coding sequence ATGGCCGACCACCGGGCGACCGAGCCGATGCTCACCGTCGACGAGCTGGCGTCGAGGGCCGGTGTCACCGTCCGCACCGTACGGTTCTACAGCACGCGCGGCCTTTTGCCCCCTCCCGTGATCGGACCTCGGCGGGTGGGCCACTACGGCCCGGAGCACTTGTCGCGGCTGGCGCTGATCGAGGAGCTCCAGCACCAGGGCATGACCCTGTCGGCGATCCAGCGCTACCTCGACGCCCTCCCCGACGACCTGAGCCCGCACGACCTGGCCATCCACCGGGCGCTGGTGGCGACCTGGGCGCCGGACGCGGCGCTGGAGGTGTCGCGGGCGGAGCTGGAGAAGCGCGCCGGGCGGAGCCTGTCGGAGGAGGACCTGCGCCGGCTGGCCGCGATGAACGTGGTGGCGGAGTCGGACGGCGGCTTCCGGGTGGAGGCGGGGCTGCTGCGGCTGGGGGTGGCGCTGCTGGACGTGCCGATCGCGCACGAGACGCTGCTGGTGGCGCGGGGGATCCTGCTGGAGCACGCGCGGACGGCGGCGCACGAGCTGACGGCGCTGTTCCGGGACGAGGTGTGGGGGCCGTTCACCGAGGGTGAGAGCGATCAGGAGCGGATCGAGTCGATGAAGGCCCTGTCGGCGCACATGCAGCCGATGGTGGTGCAGGCCCTGGTGACGGCCTTCCAACGGTCGCTGAAGGATGAACTGCGGGCGGCGTTCGCCCCGGAATCCGGGTGA
- a CDS encoding saccharopine dehydrogenase family protein, producing the protein MTEHVHRRRPQPGPGRDFDLVLFGATGFVGTLTAEYLALHAPAGCRWALAGRDRGRLERLRERLTALNPACAGLPLLRADAADGAAVRELAAATRVLATTVGPYVWYGAELVAACAEAGTDYVDLTGEPEFVDRMYVAHDARARETGARLVHACGFDSVPADLGAYFTVGLLPDGVPLRVDGFVRSSALASGGTLASALTALGRGPQTLAAARERRLYQPRLPGRRVRGPVGVPRFSRETGTWALPLPTLDPRVVTRSAAALDRYGPDFRYRHYASVRRLPVALGGTAALGAAAALAQVPAARRWLMARWEPGSGPDAERRARSWFTVRFVGEGGGRRVFTEVAGGDPGYGETAKMLAESALCLAYDALPETSGQLTTAVAMGDALLDRLQKAGIRFRVAARSQAAPAGRP; encoded by the coding sequence ATGACCGAGCACGTCCACCGCCGCCGCCCTCAGCCGGGTCCGGGACGGGACTTCGACCTCGTGCTCTTCGGCGCGACCGGGTTCGTCGGCACGCTGACGGCCGAGTACCTGGCGCTCCACGCCCCGGCGGGCTGCCGCTGGGCCCTGGCCGGGCGCGACCGCGGCAGGCTGGAGCGGCTGCGCGAGCGGCTGACCGCCCTGAACCCGGCCTGCGCCGGCCTGCCGCTGCTGCGCGCCGACGCCGCCGACGGGGCCGCCGTGCGCGAACTGGCCGCCGCCACCCGGGTGCTGGCCACCACCGTCGGCCCGTACGTCTGGTACGGGGCGGAGCTGGTCGCGGCCTGCGCCGAGGCGGGCACCGACTACGTGGACCTCACCGGGGAGCCGGAGTTCGTCGACCGGATGTACGTCGCGCACGACGCGCGGGCCCGGGAGACGGGGGCCCGGCTGGTGCACGCGTGCGGGTTCGACTCCGTTCCGGCCGACCTGGGGGCGTACTTCACGGTGGGCCTGCTGCCGGACGGGGTGCCGCTGCGGGTGGACGGGTTCGTCCGCTCCTCCGCGCTGGCCTCCGGCGGCACCCTGGCCTCCGCCCTCACCGCCCTGGGCCGGGGCCCGCAGACCCTGGCCGCCGCGCGGGAACGCAGGCTGTACCAGCCCCGGCTGCCGGGGCGGCGGGTGCGCGGTCCGGTGGGCGTCCCGCGGTTCAGCCGGGAGACCGGGACCTGGGCGCTGCCGCTGCCCACGCTGGACCCGCGGGTGGTGACCCGGTCGGCGGCCGCGCTGGACCGCTACGGGCCGGACTTCCGCTACCGGCACTACGCCTCCGTGCGCCGTCTGCCGGTGGCCCTCGGCGGGACGGCGGCGCTGGGGGCGGCGGCCGCGCTGGCCCAGGTCCCGGCGGCGCGGCGGTGGCTGATGGCCCGCTGGGAGCCGGGCAGCGGCCCGGACGCGGAGCGGCGCGCCCGCAGCTGGTTCACCGTCCGCTTCGTCGGGGAGGGCGGCGGGCGCCGCGTGTTCACCGAGGTGGCCGGCGGGGACCCGGGCTACGGGGAGACGGCGAAGATGCTGGCGGAGTCCGCGCTGTGCCTGGCGTACGACGCCCTGCCCGAGACCTCCGGCCAGCTGACGACGGCGGTGGCAATGGGCGACGCCCTGCTGGACCGCCTCCAGAAGGCGGGGATCCGCTTCCGGGTGGCGGCCCGGTCCCAGGCCGCGCCTGCCGGGCGGCCCTGA
- a CDS encoding WD40/YVTN/BNR-like repeat-containing protein, with the protein MRLLGVGMCAAALLAAVTAGPALADTGAGTAAGTGTAAEDLTAAGSRGAGWALKDTGAAAANGVRFRGLAAVDRATAWVAGTRGTVLRTGDGGRSWRDVSPPGAVADGLELRDIEAFDARRAVALSIGEGAASRILRTEDGGATWTEAFRNPDPRAFYDCLTFVDSRHGLAVSDPVDGKFRILATDDGGRGWRVLPDAGMPQALPGEAGFAASGQCLVASGPRDVWLATGGGTAARVLHSADRGLTWRAADTTVPGGDPARGVFALAFRDRTTGLAVGGDYRTGQASPLAAARSTDAGRNWTRAATPPPAYRSGAAWYPYGRTVALAVGPTGTDVTADAGRSWRPLDGGSFDTVACAADGGCWAAGEKGRVARLEHHR; encoded by the coding sequence ATGAGACTTCTGGGAGTTGGCATGTGCGCGGCGGCCCTGCTGGCGGCGGTGACGGCCGGGCCGGCGCTGGCGGACACCGGAGCGGGCACCGCAGCCGGTACGGGCACCGCGGCCGAAGACCTCACCGCCGCCGGATCACGGGGCGCCGGCTGGGCCCTCAAGGACACCGGGGCGGCGGCCGCGAACGGGGTCCGCTTCCGCGGGCTGGCCGCCGTCGACCGCGCCACGGCCTGGGTGGCCGGCACCCGGGGCACGGTCCTGCGCACCGGCGACGGCGGCCGCAGCTGGCGGGACGTGTCGCCTCCCGGGGCGGTCGCGGACGGGCTGGAACTGCGTGACATCGAGGCCTTCGACGCGCGGCGGGCGGTGGCCCTGTCCATCGGGGAGGGCGCGGCCTCCAGGATCCTGCGGACCGAGGACGGCGGCGCGACCTGGACCGAGGCCTTCCGCAACCCCGACCCGCGGGCCTTCTACGACTGCCTGACCTTCGTCGACTCCCGGCACGGGCTGGCCGTCAGCGACCCGGTGGACGGGAAGTTCCGCATCCTGGCCACCGACGACGGCGGGCGCGGCTGGCGGGTGCTGCCGGACGCCGGGATGCCGCAGGCGCTGCCCGGGGAGGCGGGTTTCGCCGCGAGCGGGCAGTGCCTGGTGGCCTCCGGGCCGCGCGACGTCTGGCTGGCCACCGGGGGCGGGACGGCCGCGCGGGTGCTGCACTCCGCGGACCGGGGCCTGACGTGGCGGGCCGCCGACACCACCGTCCCCGGCGGGGATCCGGCGCGCGGGGTCTTCGCCCTGGCCTTCCGCGACCGCACGACGGGCCTCGCGGTCGGCGGCGACTACCGCACGGGCCAGGCCTCGCCCCTGGCGGCGGCCCGCTCCACGGACGCGGGCCGCAACTGGACCCGCGCGGCCACCCCGCCGCCCGCGTACCGGTCCGGCGCGGCCTGGTACCCGTACGGGCGGACGGTGGCCCTGGCGGTGGGGCCGACGGGCACGGACGTCACGGCCGACGCGGGCCGGAGCTGGCGGCCGCTGGACGGGGGCTCGTTCGACACGGTCGCCTGCGCGGCGGACGGGGGGTGCTGGGCGGCGGGGGAGAAGGGCCGCGTGGCCCGGCTGGAGCACCACCGCTGA
- a CDS encoding LLM class F420-dependent oxidoreductase, with product MELSMLLDYAGDPRRAADEAAALESAGLDAVWVAEAWGFDSPTIMGYLAARTERMKIGSAIVNVYSRTPALIAQTAAGLDAMSGGRALLGLGASGPQVVEGWHGKPYDRPLGRTRETVELCRRIWRRETIDHHGITDMPLPPGRGGRHGKPLKILTRPVRDRIPVYIASLGPANVALTAEIADGWLPTLFIPEKAGTVWGSALAAGAARRPAELGPLQTVAGGLLAIGEDAAKARDLARPQIALYVGGMGARGRNFYNDLAVAYGYEEEARRIQELYLSGRRRDAAAAVPDEFCELMTLCGPEGYVRERVEAFREAGVTMLNVTPVGPEPARLIETVKSWL from the coding sequence ATGGAACTGTCCATGCTCCTCGACTACGCCGGCGACCCGCGCCGGGCCGCCGACGAGGCCGCCGCGCTGGAGTCCGCCGGCCTCGACGCGGTCTGGGTCGCCGAGGCCTGGGGCTTCGACTCGCCGACCATCATGGGGTACCTGGCGGCCCGGACCGAGCGGATGAAGATCGGCTCGGCCATCGTCAACGTCTACTCCCGCACCCCCGCACTCATCGCCCAGACCGCCGCCGGACTCGACGCGATGTCCGGCGGCCGGGCCCTCCTCGGCCTCGGCGCCTCCGGCCCCCAGGTGGTCGAGGGCTGGCACGGCAAGCCGTACGACAGGCCGCTGGGCCGCACCCGCGAGACCGTCGAGCTCTGCCGGCGCATCTGGCGCCGCGAGACCATCGACCACCACGGCATCACCGACATGCCCCTGCCGCCCGGACGCGGCGGCCGCCACGGCAAGCCGCTGAAGATCCTCACCCGCCCGGTCCGCGACCGGATCCCCGTCTACATCGCCTCCCTCGGCCCGGCCAACGTGGCCCTGACCGCCGAGATCGCCGACGGCTGGCTGCCCACCCTCTTCATCCCCGAGAAGGCCGGCACCGTCTGGGGGAGCGCCCTCGCCGCGGGTGCCGCCCGGCGGCCCGCGGAGCTCGGCCCGCTCCAGACCGTCGCCGGCGGCCTGCTGGCCATCGGCGAGGACGCGGCGAAGGCCCGGGACCTGGCACGCCCCCAGATCGCCCTGTACGTCGGCGGCATGGGAGCGCGCGGCCGCAACTTCTACAACGACCTCGCCGTGGCCTACGGGTACGAGGAGGAGGCCCGGAGGATCCAGGAGCTCTACCTCTCCGGCCGCAGGCGCGACGCGGCCGCCGCCGTCCCCGACGAGTTCTGCGAACTCATGACCCTCTGCGGGCCGGAGGGTTACGTACGCGAGCGCGTCGAGGCCTTCCGGGAGGCGGGCGTCACCATGCTCAACGTCACGCCCGTCGGCCCCGAGCCGGCCCGGCTGATCGAAACCGTCAAGAGCTGGCTCTAG
- a CDS encoding MmcQ/YjbR family DNA-binding protein yields MRAAVRKWEAVRAFALGLPEAVEEHPWGPEDGVVKVNKKIFVFLGSADGPEPPGLSVKLRDEVLHGHALAAPGARPTAYGLGRAGWVSVPLGEEGAPSAEVLCEWVEESYRTVALKRHVKELDARGPA; encoded by the coding sequence ATGAGGGCTGCGGTACGCAAGTGGGAGGCGGTGCGCGCGTTCGCGCTGGGGCTGCCGGAGGCCGTCGAGGAGCATCCCTGGGGCCCCGAGGACGGGGTGGTGAAGGTCAACAAGAAGATCTTCGTCTTCCTCGGCAGCGCGGACGGTCCCGAACCGCCGGGCCTCTCCGTCAAGCTCAGGGACGAGGTCCTGCACGGGCACGCGCTGGCCGCTCCCGGCGCCCGGCCCACGGCGTACGGCCTCGGCCGGGCCGGCTGGGTGTCGGTGCCGCTGGGGGAGGAGGGGGCGCCGTCGGCGGAGGTGCTGTGCGAGTGGGTGGAGGAGAGCTACCGGACGGTCGCGCTCAAACGGCACGTCAAGGAGCTCGACGCGAGAGGCCCGGCATGA
- a CDS encoding acyl-CoA dehydrogenase family protein, protein MQRRIYDADHEAFRETVRTFLTKEVLPHYDQWEKDGIVSRDAWRAAGRQGLLGFAVPEEYGGGGNPDFRYAAVLAEEFTRAGAPGLAIGLHNDIIGPYLTSLATEEQKRRWLPGFCSGETITAIAMTEPGAGSDLQGIRTSAEDRGDHWLLNGSKTFISNGILADLVIVVAKTTPEGGAHGLSLLVVERGMAGFERGRNLDKIGQKSQDTAELFFNDVRVPKENLLGELNGAFVHLMTNLAQERMGIAMAAIAAAEHLLEITTTYVKEREAFGRPLAKLQHIRFEIAEMATECAVTRTFLDRCITDHANGELDHVHASMAKWWATELQKRVADRCLQLHGGYGYMTEYRVARAFTDGRIQTIYGGTTEIMKEIIGRSLLG, encoded by the coding sequence ATGCAACGCCGCATCTACGACGCCGACCACGAGGCGTTCCGCGAGACCGTCCGCACCTTCCTCACCAAGGAGGTGCTGCCGCACTACGACCAGTGGGAGAAGGACGGCATCGTCAGCCGCGACGCCTGGCGGGCCGCCGGCCGGCAGGGCCTGCTCGGCTTCGCCGTCCCCGAGGAGTACGGGGGCGGCGGCAACCCCGACTTCCGCTACGCGGCCGTCCTCGCCGAGGAGTTCACCCGGGCCGGCGCCCCCGGCCTGGCCATCGGCCTGCACAACGACATCATCGGCCCGTACCTCACCTCCCTGGCCACCGAGGAACAGAAGCGCCGCTGGCTGCCCGGCTTCTGCTCCGGCGAGACCATCACCGCCATCGCGATGACCGAGCCCGGCGCCGGCTCCGACCTCCAGGGCATCCGGACCAGCGCCGAGGACCGGGGCGACCACTGGCTGCTCAACGGCTCCAAGACCTTCATCTCCAACGGCATCCTCGCCGACCTCGTGATCGTCGTCGCCAAGACCACCCCCGAGGGCGGGGCGCACGGCCTGTCCCTGCTGGTCGTCGAACGCGGCATGGCGGGATTCGAACGCGGCCGCAACCTCGACAAGATCGGCCAGAAGTCCCAGGACACCGCCGAACTCTTCTTCAACGACGTCCGCGTCCCCAAGGAGAACCTCCTCGGCGAGCTCAACGGAGCGTTCGTCCACCTGATGACCAACCTCGCGCAGGAGCGCATGGGCATCGCCATGGCCGCCATCGCCGCCGCCGAGCACCTCCTCGAGATCACCACCACGTACGTCAAGGAGCGCGAGGCCTTCGGCCGCCCGCTCGCCAAGCTCCAGCACATCCGCTTCGAGATCGCCGAGATGGCCACCGAATGCGCGGTCACCCGGACCTTCCTCGACCGCTGCATCACCGACCACGCGAACGGCGAACTCGACCACGTCCACGCCTCCATGGCCAAGTGGTGGGCCACCGAGCTCCAGAAGCGGGTCGCCGACCGCTGCCTCCAACTGCACGGCGGCTACGGCTACATGACCGAGTACCGCGTGGCGCGCGCCTTCACCGACGGCCGCATCCAGACCATCTACGGAGGCACGACCGAGATCATGAAGGAGATCATCGGACGCTCCCTCCTCGGCTGA